Proteins encoded within one genomic window of Ideonella dechloratans:
- the soxR gene encoding redox-sensitive transcriptional activator SoxR has translation MSSVISDPSLPAERPQATQVLSIGELARRAGLAPSAIRFYEQQGLMASQRSASGRRRYTRADLRRLAFIRAAQTLGLSLEEIRAALASLPEGRTPTKADWERLSRGWKALLDDRIAAITRLRDRLGSCIGCGCLSLKTCALYNAEDAAAVRGPGARYLLGEPPATRPPMEAAPITPPAGNRRSAAGRPARRG, from the coding sequence ATGTCAAGCGTCATTTCGGACCCATCCCTGCCCGCCGAGCGGCCGCAGGCCACGCAGGTTCTGAGCATCGGCGAGCTGGCCCGGCGGGCCGGCCTGGCGCCCAGCGCGATCCGCTTCTACGAGCAGCAGGGCCTGATGGCCTCGCAGCGCAGCGCCTCGGGCCGGCGGCGCTACACGCGGGCCGATCTGCGCCGGCTGGCCTTCATCCGCGCGGCCCAGACCCTGGGCCTGTCGCTGGAGGAGATCCGCGCCGCGCTGGCCAGCCTGCCCGAGGGCCGCACGCCCACCAAGGCCGACTGGGAGCGGCTGTCGCGCGGCTGGAAGGCGCTGCTGGACGACCGCATCGCGGCCATAACGCGGCTGCGCGACCGCCTGGGCAGCTGCATTGGCTGCGGCTGCCTGTCGCTGAAGACCTGCGCGCTGTACAACGCCGAGGACGCGGCCGCGGTGCGCGGCCCCGGCGCGCGCTACCTGCTGGGCGAGCCTCCGGCCACCCGGCCTCCGATGGAGGCCGCGCCGATCACGCCGCCCGCAGGCAATCGACGATCTGCAGCCGGGCGGCCCGCCAGGCGGGGATGA
- a CDS encoding ABC transporter ATP-binding protein, with protein sequence MAADPTPLIRIRSLGKHYRRGDQTIPVLLDIHLTVMPGEFVALMGPSGSGKSTLLNLIAGIDSPSSGTIEIGGVDIATLSEGQLADWRAQNVGFIFQFYNLLPVLSAWENVELPLLLTPLSARERAERVETVLAMVGLTDRADHYPNELSGGQQQRVAIARALVTDPALIVADEPTGDLDRATGEEVLTLMDALVRELGKTIVMVTHDPKAAARAHRMVHLEKGVLVDEAPA encoded by the coding sequence ATGGCCGCTGACCCCACGCCGCTGATCCGCATCCGCTCGCTGGGCAAGCACTACCGGCGCGGCGACCAGACCATCCCCGTGCTGCTGGACATCCACCTCACCGTGATGCCCGGCGAGTTCGTCGCGCTGATGGGCCCCTCCGGCTCGGGCAAGAGCACCCTGCTCAACCTGATCGCCGGCATCGACAGCCCCAGCAGCGGCACCATCGAGATCGGCGGGGTGGACATCGCCACCCTCAGCGAAGGCCAGCTGGCCGACTGGCGGGCCCAGAACGTCGGCTTCATCTTCCAGTTCTACAACCTGCTGCCGGTGCTCAGCGCCTGGGAGAACGTGGAGCTGCCGCTGCTGCTCACCCCGCTGTCGGCACGCGAGCGGGCTGAACGGGTGGAGACGGTGCTGGCCATGGTCGGGCTGACGGACCGCGCCGACCACTACCCCAACGAGCTTTCCGGCGGTCAGCAGCAGCGCGTGGCCATCGCCCGCGCCCTGGTGACCGACCCGGCCCTCATCGTGGCCGACGAGCCCACCGGCGACCTGGACCGCGCCACCGGCGAGGAGGTGCTGACGCTGATGGACGCGCTGGTGCGCGAACTGGGCAAGACCATCGTGATGGTCACCCACGACCCCAAGGCCGCCGCCCGGGCCCACCGCATGGTGCACCTGGAAAAGGGCGTGCTGGTGGACGAGGCGCCGGCGTGA
- a CDS encoding ABC transporter permease: MKAVPLSYIARNLWVRRVTTLLTAGGMALVVYTFATVLMMSEGIRATLVATGRPDNVIALRKGSPSEISSGVDRSQAAVLASLPGIARGADGQRLASAETVVLNALPKKDSAKAGNLTMRGTSAAGLALRPQVQLVAGRMFRPGSAEIIVGRAVSEGFAGALLGQSLRFAGRQWRIVGIFDAAHTAFDSEIWGDVDVMMQAFRRSAYSVVLWRLADPDGFARQQAVIAADPRLTVEAKPEVQFYEEQSQALATFIRILGTALSIIFSIGAVVGAMITMFAAVSQRTAEIGTLRALGFRRGAVLVAFLGESLLLALVGGLMGLAGASLMQTVNISTTNFQTFAELAFQFKLTPGIVVQTLVFALAMGFVGGFIPAWRAARLQIVDCLRAA; this comes from the coding sequence ATGAAGGCCGTGCCGCTGTCCTACATCGCCCGCAACCTCTGGGTGCGGCGCGTCACCACCCTGCTCACCGCCGGCGGCATGGCCCTGGTGGTCTACACCTTCGCCACCGTGCTGATGATGAGCGAGGGCATCCGCGCCACCCTGGTGGCCACCGGCCGGCCCGACAACGTCATCGCCCTGCGCAAGGGCTCGCCCTCGGAGATCAGCAGCGGCGTGGACCGCAGCCAGGCCGCCGTCCTGGCCAGCCTGCCGGGCATCGCCCGCGGGGCCGACGGCCAGCGCCTGGCCAGCGCCGAGACCGTGGTGCTGAACGCCCTGCCCAAGAAGGACAGCGCCAAGGCCGGCAACCTGACCATGCGCGGCACCTCGGCCGCCGGCCTGGCGCTGCGGCCCCAGGTGCAGCTGGTGGCCGGGCGCATGTTCCGCCCCGGCAGCGCCGAGATCATCGTCGGCCGCGCCGTCAGCGAAGGCTTTGCCGGCGCCCTCCTGGGCCAGAGCCTGCGCTTTGCCGGGCGGCAGTGGCGCATCGTCGGCATCTTCGACGCCGCCCACACCGCCTTCGACAGCGAGATCTGGGGCGATGTGGACGTGATGATGCAGGCCTTCCGCCGCAGCGCCTACTCGGTGGTGCTCTGGCGCCTGGCCGATCCGGACGGCTTCGCGCGCCAGCAGGCCGTCATCGCCGCCGACCCGCGGCTGACCGTGGAGGCCAAGCCCGAGGTGCAGTTCTACGAAGAGCAGAGCCAGGCCCTGGCCACCTTCATCCGCATCCTGGGCACCGCGCTGTCCATCATCTTCAGCATCGGCGCGGTGGTGGGGGCCATGATCACCATGTTCGCCGCCGTCTCGCAGCGCACCGCCGAGATCGGCACGCTGCGCGCCCTGGGCTTTCGCCGCGGCGCGGTGCTGGTCGCCTTCCTGGGCGAGAGCCTGCTGCTGGCCCTGGTGGGCGGCCTGATGGGCCTGGCCGGCGCCAGCCTGATGCAGACGGTCAACATCAGCACCACCAACTTCCAGACCTTCGCCGAACTGGCCTTCCAGTTCAAGCTCACGCCCGGCATCGTCGTGCAGACCCTGGTCTTCGCGCTGGCCATGGGCTTCGTCGGCGGCTTCATCCCCGCCTGGCGGGCCGCCCGGCTGCAGATCGTCGATTGCCTGCGGGCGGCGTGA
- a CDS encoding questin oxidase family protein — protein MPAALSALARQASAALPFPPSRVPSSQLPPEALSRPAARARTALQALLDRCATLDPALPSGYTNHLPMALHALARLGADADRLEAFAHQYLMRQGLAGAGAANGGNGTNGTDAAEGAPPPPPAPPQVLPGWQRLRGLADAYGPLREAMVQGLALHGTGPWVRGVLPALWPGLGAAALHGPIRVAHALQAGHDAELASALAFWASRWRPLPAVAATDPQPWADWVVALQAAGGRLALEAPSISHCMAEASRSPLYQHLLARAPQALPLGEALARLVPVALQGHALSGDFTVLHLVTGLRAVRVLLPWLPPQTDASVLWRVVVAGWLAAPLHRASFRPLPRPDTLPGWPALRAAACAQDDDHVIKLVHACQDHAAHGLADGALCRQAAARALTGTPG, from the coding sequence ATGCCCGCTGCCCTTTCCGCCCTGGCCCGTCAGGCCTCTGCCGCCTTGCCCTTTCCGCCGTCCCGGGTGCCGTCATCGCAGCTGCCGCCCGAGGCGCTGAGCCGCCCGGCGGCCCGGGCCCGCACCGCCCTGCAGGCGCTGCTGGACCGCTGCGCCACCCTCGACCCCGCGCTGCCCAGCGGCTACACCAACCACCTGCCCATGGCCCTGCATGCCCTGGCCCGTCTGGGCGCCGATGCCGACCGGCTGGAGGCCTTCGCCCACCAGTACCTGATGCGTCAGGGTCTGGCGGGAGCGGGTGCGGCCAACGGGGGCAACGGGACCAACGGGACCGATGCGGCCGAGGGGGCGCCTCCGCCGCCCCCGGCGCCGCCGCAGGTGCTGCCCGGCTGGCAGCGCCTGCGGGGGCTGGCCGACGCCTATGGCCCGCTGCGCGAGGCCATGGTCCAGGGCCTGGCCCTGCATGGCACCGGGCCCTGGGTGCGGGGCGTGCTGCCCGCGCTCTGGCCGGGCCTGGGCGCGGCTGCGCTGCACGGCCCCATCCGCGTGGCCCATGCGCTGCAGGCCGGCCATGACGCCGAGCTGGCTTCGGCCTTGGCCTTCTGGGCCAGCCGCTGGCGCCCCCTGCCGGCGGTGGCCGCCACCGATCCCCAGCCTTGGGCCGACTGGGTCGTGGCGCTGCAGGCCGCGGGCGGGCGCCTGGCGCTGGAGGCGCCGTCGATCAGCCACTGCATGGCCGAGGCCAGCCGCAGCCCGCTCTACCAGCATCTGCTGGCCCGGGCGCCGCAGGCCCTGCCGCTGGGCGAGGCCCTGGCCCGGCTGGTGCCCGTGGCCCTGCAAGGCCATGCCCTGAGCGGCGATTTCACCGTGCTGCACCTGGTCACCGGCCTGCGGGCGGTGCGGGTGCTGCTGCCCTGGCTGCCGCCGCAGACCGATGCCAGCGTGCTGTGGCGGGTGGTGGTGGCCGGCTGGCTGGCCGCGCCGCTGCACCGGGCATCGTTCCGCCCGCTGCCCCGGCCCGACACCCTGCCCGGCTGGCCGGCCCTGCGCGCGGCCGCCTGCGCCCAGGACGACGACCATGTGATCAAGCTGGTGCATGCCTGCCAGGACCATGCCGCCCACGGCCTGGCCGACGGGGCGCTGTGTCGGCAGGCGGCCGCGCGGGCCTTGACCGGGACCCCGGGCTGA
- a CDS encoding type 1 glutamine amidotransferase gives MPSAAPRVLILQPLASDGPAFLAHWLQQRSQAFTLCQVAEGHTVPTEARDWDAIAMLGGTMSVNDELPFLRRAEALMRDAIGRGVPIVGHCLGGQMLARALGAPTTDNPVPEIGWSRVETTADPLAAAWLGERAALPAYQWHFQTFALPAGATLLARNAACAHQAFAFGPHLGMQFHIEVDAEKLDRWCAEAPADGHPLRAHAGVQGEAAMRADTARWLADSQATAARIYGRWLALAAERMARVA, from the coding sequence ATGCCGTCTGCCGCGCCCCGTGTCCTGATCCTGCAACCCCTGGCCAGCGACGGCCCGGCCTTTCTGGCGCACTGGCTGCAGCAGCGCAGCCAGGCCTTCACGCTGTGCCAGGTGGCCGAGGGCCACACCGTGCCCACCGAGGCCCGCGACTGGGACGCCATCGCCATGCTGGGCGGCACCATGAGCGTCAACGACGAGCTGCCCTTCCTGCGCCGCGCCGAGGCCCTGATGCGCGACGCCATCGGCCGCGGCGTGCCCATCGTCGGCCACTGCCTGGGCGGGCAGATGCTGGCGCGCGCCCTGGGCGCGCCCACCACCGACAACCCCGTGCCCGAGATCGGCTGGTCGCGCGTCGAGACCACCGCCGATCCGCTGGCCGCCGCCTGGCTGGGCGAGCGCGCCGCGCTGCCGGCCTACCAGTGGCACTTCCAGACCTTCGCGCTGCCGGCCGGGGCCACCCTGCTGGCGCGCAACGCCGCCTGCGCCCACCAGGCCTTCGCCTTCGGGCCGCACCTGGGCATGCAGTTCCACATCGAGGTGGATGCCGAGAAGCTGGACCGCTGGTGCGCCGAGGCCCCGGCCGACGGCCACCCGCTGCGCGCCCATGCCGGCGTGCAGGGCGAGGCCGCGATGCGGGCCGACACCGCGCGCTGGCTGGCCGACAGCCAGGCCACCGCCGCGCGCATCTACGGCCGCTGGCTGGCGCTGGCGGCCGAGCGGATGGCTCGGGTGGCCTGA
- the acpA gene encoding acid phosphatase — MKTPTLFLLRSALALAALHALSAQAAPAAPATAPDALTTALRAKVQNIVVIYAENRAFDNLYGRFPGADGLATVLDAQGRPTAAYAPQHDRDGSLLAQLPPTWGGVTMPGVLPAVTQAQSAGLPNRPFDIGQAFGTRLGTDTVTRDLYHRFFENQMQINGGRNDGFVAWGDSGGLVMGHFDTGETAMTALAREYVLADHFFQGAFGGSFLNHQYLICACAPEYPNADTAPAKPSIAELERDAQGAYLPRLAVSAKSPASAMDGRPIFVHSGNLTPKNYFGDGTFRAVNTMQPAWQPSGNPPADAAKAPMVANPAKPTTLPPQTTPTIGDLLSAKGIGWAWYAGAWAEAVADGQQPAGTPRRVIYASEQTGVTSPAAVGFQPHHQPFNYYAAMDPLRHPEARAAHLQDGRDLLRAAAAGSLPPVAFYKPEGLYNQHPGYASVADGDRQIAALVRRLQASPQWKQMVIVVTYDENGGQWDHVAPPTGDKLGPGTRIPAIVISPFAKKGTVDPTPYDTGSVLRLITRRFDLPTLAGLRTRDEALKAHGQPAMGDLTAALTLD, encoded by the coding sequence ATGAAGACCCCGACCCTGTTCCTGCTGCGCAGTGCCCTGGCCCTGGCGGCCCTGCATGCCCTGTCGGCCCAGGCCGCCCCGGCCGCCCCGGCCACCGCGCCCGATGCGCTGACCACCGCGCTGCGCGCCAAGGTGCAGAACATCGTCGTCATCTACGCCGAGAACCGCGCCTTCGACAACCTCTACGGCCGCTTTCCCGGCGCGGACGGTCTGGCCACGGTGCTGGATGCCCAAGGCCGCCCCACCGCCGCCTACGCCCCCCAGCACGACCGCGACGGCAGCCTGCTGGCCCAGTTGCCGCCCACCTGGGGCGGGGTGACCATGCCCGGCGTGCTGCCGGCGGTGACCCAGGCCCAGAGCGCCGGCCTGCCCAACCGGCCCTTCGACATCGGCCAGGCCTTCGGCACCCGGCTGGGCACGGACACCGTCACCCGCGACCTGTACCACCGCTTCTTCGAGAACCAGATGCAGATCAACGGCGGCCGCAACGACGGCTTCGTGGCCTGGGGCGACAGCGGCGGCCTGGTGATGGGCCACTTCGACACCGGCGAGACCGCCATGACGGCGCTGGCGCGCGAGTACGTGCTGGCCGACCACTTCTTCCAGGGCGCCTTCGGCGGCTCCTTCCTGAACCACCAGTACCTGATCTGCGCCTGCGCGCCCGAGTACCCGAACGCGGACACCGCGCCGGCCAAGCCCAGCATCGCCGAGCTGGAACGCGACGCGCAGGGCGCCTACCTGCCCCGCCTGGCCGTGTCGGCCAAGAGCCCGGCCTCGGCCATGGACGGTCGGCCCATCTTCGTCCACTCCGGCAACCTGACACCGAAGAACTACTTCGGCGACGGCACCTTCCGCGCCGTCAACACCATGCAGCCGGCCTGGCAGCCCAGCGGCAACCCGCCGGCCGATGCCGCCAAGGCGCCGATGGTGGCCAACCCGGCCAAGCCCACCACGCTGCCACCGCAGACCACCCCCACCATCGGCGACCTGCTCAGCGCCAAGGGCATCGGCTGGGCCTGGTACGCCGGGGCCTGGGCCGAGGCGGTGGCCGACGGCCAGCAGCCTGCCGGCACGCCGCGCCGGGTGATCTACGCCAGTGAGCAGACGGGCGTGACCTCGCCCGCGGCGGTGGGCTTCCAGCCGCACCACCAGCCCTTCAACTACTACGCGGCGATGGACCCGCTGCGCCACCCCGAGGCCCGCGCCGCCCACCTGCAGGACGGCCGCGACCTGCTGCGCGCCGCGGCCGCGGGCAGCCTGCCGCCGGTGGCCTTCTACAAGCCCGAGGGCCTGTACAACCAGCACCCGGGCTATGCCAGCGTGGCCGATGGCGACCGCCAGATCGCCGCCCTGGTGCGCCGCCTGCAGGCCAGTCCGCAGTGGAAGCAGATGGTCATCGTGGTGACCTACGACGAGAACGGCGGCCAGTGGGACCACGTGGCGCCCCCGACCGGCGACAAGCTGGGCCCGGGCACCCGCATCCCGGCCATCGTCATCTCGCCCTTCGCGAAGAAGGGCACGGTGGACCCCACGCCTTACGACACCGGCTCGGTGCTGCGCCTGATCACCCGGCGCTTCGACCTGCCCACGCTGGCCGGGCTGCGCACCCGCGACGAGGCGCTGAAGGCGCATGGCCAGCCGGCCATGGGCGACCTGACCGCGGCGCTGACGCTGGACTGA
- the mnmA gene encoding tRNA 2-thiouridine(34) synthase MnmA: MASQRVVVGLSGGVDSSVSAWLLQQQGYEVIGIFMKNWEDDDDGEYCSTRQDFLDAASVADVLGIEIEHVNFAAEYKDRVFAEFLREYQAGRTPNPDVLCNAEIKFKAFLDHAMRLGADKIATGHYARVREVGGRFQLLKGLDPLKDQSYFLHRLNQAQLSKTIFPVGELPKTEVRRIAAELKLPNAKKKDSTGICFIGERPFRDFLNRYLSNQPGPILDDRGRRLGEHVGLSFYTLGQRQGLGIGGVKEKKAQRGGGEHAPWYVARKDLERNILYVVQGHDHPWLQYRSLVADDTSWVAGEPPAPGAIAAKTRYRQADAPCTLAPGAGATLRLDFTEPQWAVTPGQSAVLYDGEVCLGGGVIASAELQDAPT; encoded by the coding sequence ATGGCTTCACAACGTGTGGTCGTCGGCCTGTCCGGCGGCGTCGATTCCTCGGTCTCCGCCTGGCTGCTCCAGCAGCAGGGCTACGAGGTCATCGGCATCTTCATGAAGAACTGGGAAGACGACGACGACGGCGAGTACTGCTCGACGCGCCAGGACTTCCTGGACGCCGCTTCGGTGGCCGACGTGCTGGGCATCGAGATCGAGCACGTCAACTTCGCGGCCGAGTACAAGGACCGCGTCTTCGCCGAGTTCCTGCGCGAGTACCAGGCCGGCCGCACGCCCAACCCGGACGTGCTGTGCAACGCCGAGATCAAGTTCAAGGCCTTCCTGGACCACGCCATGCGCCTGGGCGCCGACAAGATCGCCACCGGCCACTATGCCCGGGTGCGCGAAGTGGGCGGACGCTTCCAGCTGCTCAAGGGCCTGGACCCGCTGAAGGACCAGAGCTACTTCCTGCACCGGCTCAACCAGGCCCAGCTCTCCAAGACCATCTTCCCGGTGGGTGAGCTGCCCAAGACCGAGGTGCGCCGCATCGCCGCCGAGCTCAAGCTGCCCAATGCCAAGAAGAAGGACTCCACCGGCATCTGCTTCATCGGCGAGCGGCCCTTCCGCGACTTCCTCAACCGCTACCTCAGCAACCAGCCCGGCCCCATCCTGGATGACCGCGGCCGCCGGCTGGGCGAGCATGTGGGCCTGTCCTTCTACACCCTGGGCCAGCGCCAGGGCCTGGGCATCGGCGGCGTGAAGGAGAAGAAGGCCCAGCGCGGCGGCGGCGAGCACGCCCCCTGGTACGTGGCCCGCAAGGACCTGGAGCGCAACATCCTCTACGTGGTGCAGGGCCACGACCACCCCTGGTTGCAGTACCGCAGCCTGGTGGCCGACGACACCAGCTGGGTGGCCGGCGAGCCGCCGGCGCCCGGGGCCATCGCCGCCAAGACCCGCTACCGCCAGGCTGACGCGCCCTGCACGCTGGCGCCCGGCGCCGGGGCCACGCTGCGGCTGGACTTCACCGAGCCGCAATGGGCCGTCACCCCGGGCCAGTCGGCCGTGCTCTACGACGGCGAGGTCTGCCTGGGCGGTGGCGTCATCGCCAGCGCCGAACTGCAGGACGCGCCGACCTGA
- a CDS encoding thioredoxin fold domain-containing protein, giving the protein MNRRHFTLQTAAALMVGVLAACDQTPAQAAAPSVAKIPADQAYALAAKGTGFSVGPLMAAHTAYVFFDTTCPHCAHLWQALQPLASQVRVVWMPVGYLQPKSLTQGVTILSAPEPKVAMAENEQRLLARQGGITPASTLNEDLVQKVKANTALFMQISGESVPLILFRNAKTGEYGSQAGAMDTAQFAALLGL; this is encoded by the coding sequence GTGAACCGTCGACACTTCACCCTGCAGACCGCCGCCGCCCTGATGGTGGGCGTGCTGGCCGCCTGCGACCAGACCCCGGCCCAGGCCGCCGCCCCCAGCGTGGCCAAGATCCCGGCCGACCAGGCCTACGCCCTGGCCGCCAAGGGCACCGGCTTCTCGGTGGGGCCGCTGATGGCCGCCCACACCGCCTATGTGTTCTTCGACACCACCTGCCCGCACTGCGCTCACCTGTGGCAGGCCCTGCAGCCGCTGGCCAGCCAGGTGCGGGTGGTGTGGATGCCGGTGGGCTATCTGCAGCCCAAGTCCCTGACCCAGGGCGTGACCATCCTGTCGGCGCCGGAGCCCAAGGTGGCGATGGCCGAGAACGAGCAGCGCCTGCTGGCCCGCCAGGGCGGCATCACGCCGGCCAGCACCCTGAATGAAGACCTGGTGCAGAAGGTCAAGGCCAACACCGCGCTGTTCATGCAGATCAGCGGCGAGAGCGTGCCGCTGATCCTGTTCCGCAACGCCAAGACCGGCGAATACGGCAGCCAGGCCGGGGCGATGGACACCGCCCAGTTCGCCGCCCTGCTGGGGCTGTGA
- a CDS encoding ABC transporter permease, translated as MFLLKLLLRNAFRHRLRTGLTILGLVVAITAFGLLRTLINAWYAGVEASSSTRLVTRSAISLTFALPLSYAPRIKAVDGVTAVSWANWFGGIYQSEKNFFPQFAVEPASYLKLYPEYVLKPEEKEAFIRDRQGAVVGRKLAAQYGWKIGDQIPLRGTIYPGTWTFTLRGIWTGAEARTDENQMLVHYELVNESIKQRFPGRGDSTGAFIVGIDQPANAALISQHIDAEFRNSLAETLTETEAAFQLSFVSMSDAILAAIQAVSFIIIVIIMAVMANTMTMTARERLSEYATLKALGFPPRFVVALLFGESLLIAVIGGALGLLATFPAVAGIAHALGSFLPAFHITPLTMGLQIGAALLVGTVAAAWPAWRMSHIDIVSGLRFMA; from the coding sequence ATGTTTTTACTGAAGCTGCTGCTGCGCAACGCCTTCCGCCACCGGCTGCGCACCGGGCTGACCATCCTCGGCCTGGTCGTGGCCATCACCGCCTTCGGCCTGCTGCGCACCCTCATCAACGCCTGGTACGCGGGCGTGGAGGCCAGCTCCAGCACCCGCCTGGTCACCCGCAGCGCCATCTCGCTGACCTTCGCCCTGCCGCTGAGCTACGCCCCGCGCATCAAGGCGGTCGATGGCGTCACCGCGGTCAGCTGGGCCAACTGGTTCGGCGGCATCTACCAGAGCGAGAAGAACTTCTTCCCCCAGTTCGCGGTGGAGCCCGCCAGCTACCTCAAGCTCTACCCCGAGTACGTGCTCAAGCCCGAGGAGAAGGAGGCCTTCATCCGCGACCGCCAGGGGGCGGTGGTGGGCCGCAAGCTGGCCGCCCAGTACGGCTGGAAGATCGGCGACCAGATCCCGCTGCGCGGCACCATCTACCCCGGCACCTGGACCTTCACGCTGCGCGGCATCTGGACCGGCGCCGAAGCCAGGACCGACGAGAACCAGATGCTGGTCCACTACGAGCTGGTCAACGAGAGCATCAAGCAGCGCTTCCCCGGCCGGGGCGACAGCACCGGCGCCTTCATCGTCGGCATCGACCAGCCGGCCAATGCCGCCCTCATCTCGCAGCACATCGACGCCGAGTTCCGCAACTCCCTGGCCGAGACCCTGACCGAGACCGAAGCCGCCTTCCAGCTCAGCTTCGTCTCGATGAGCGACGCCATCCTGGCGGCCATCCAGGCGGTGAGCTTCATCATCATCGTCATCATCATGGCGGTCATGGCCAACACCATGACCATGACCGCGCGCGAGCGCCTGTCCGAGTACGCCACGCTCAAGGCCCTGGGCTTCCCGCCGCGCTTCGTCGTCGCCCTGCTCTTCGGCGAAAGCCTGCTGATCGCGGTGATCGGCGGCGCGCTGGGTCTCCTGGCCACCTTCCCGGCGGTGGCCGGCATCGCCCACGCGCTGGGCAGCTTCCTGCCGGCCTTCCACATCACGCCGCTGACCATGGGCCTGCAGATCGGCGCGGCCCTGCTGGTGGGCACGGTGGCCGCGGCCTGGCCGGCCTGGCGCATGAGCCACATCGACATCGTCAGCGGCCTGAGGTTCATGGCATGA
- a CDS encoding efflux RND transporter periplasmic adaptor subunit, producing MVDPSHASPASAPPPPAAPTGLAGLKIQRGAGPARRRRRWPVVLAVGVAIAVAVGLFGPHTTEVQATAVQTAYGSQQYNLLAASGYVVAQRRAAVASKATGRLVALEVREGSVLKKGDLIARLDASDVLASLSASQAGVQQAEAALRQAQASQAQAQAQQALAEDNLRRTEGLAAQNFVSPQAVETARTQARAAQAATAAAVAGVGTARAGLAQAQAQVQVQQVNRDFTEIRAPFDCVVLVKNANVGDLITPFSNASGTSGAVVTVADMSTLEVEADVSESNVAQVKPDQPVEITLDAIPGVRFRGSVSRIVPTVDRAKATVMTKVRFEQLDPRILPEMSAKVSFLSQAVSAADQQPVLAVPPQAIVPRDGHEVVFRIGADDKASAVTVAKGRTLGDVVELRQAGGLKAGDRLVLSPPEGLKDQARVKVAAAGAK from the coding sequence ATGGTCGATCCCTCCCACGCCTCGCCCGCTTCCGCCCCCCCGCCCCCCGCGGCGCCCACCGGCCTGGCCGGCCTGAAGATCCAGCGCGGTGCCGGCCCGGCCCGGCGCCGCCGCCGCTGGCCGGTGGTGCTGGCGGTGGGCGTGGCCATCGCGGTGGCGGTGGGCCTGTTCGGGCCCCACACCACCGAGGTGCAGGCCACCGCGGTGCAGACGGCCTACGGTTCGCAGCAGTACAACCTGCTGGCCGCCTCGGGCTATGTGGTGGCCCAGCGCCGCGCGGCCGTGGCGTCCAAGGCCACCGGCCGGCTGGTGGCGCTGGAAGTGCGCGAGGGCAGCGTGCTCAAGAAGGGCGATCTGATCGCGCGGCTGGACGCCTCCGACGTGCTGGCCTCGCTGTCGGCCAGCCAGGCCGGGGTGCAGCAGGCCGAGGCGGCGCTCAGGCAGGCCCAGGCCAGCCAGGCCCAGGCCCAGGCCCAGCAGGCCCTGGCCGAGGACAACCTGCGCCGCACCGAGGGCCTGGCGGCCCAGAACTTCGTCTCGCCCCAGGCGGTGGAGACGGCCCGCACCCAGGCCCGGGCGGCCCAGGCCGCCACCGCCGCCGCCGTGGCCGGCGTGGGCACCGCGCGCGCCGGCCTGGCCCAGGCCCAGGCCCAGGTGCAGGTCCAGCAGGTCAACCGCGACTTCACCGAGATCCGCGCGCCCTTCGACTGCGTGGTGCTGGTCAAGAACGCCAACGTGGGCGACCTGATCACGCCCTTCTCCAACGCCTCGGGCACCTCGGGCGCGGTGGTGACGGTGGCCGACATGTCCACGCTGGAGGTCGAGGCCGATGTCTCCGAATCGAACGTGGCCCAGGTCAAGCCCGATCAGCCGGTGGAGATCACGCTGGACGCCATTCCCGGCGTGCGCTTTCGCGGCAGCGTCTCGCGCATCGTGCCCACGGTGGACCGGGCCAAGGCCACGGTGATGACCAAGGTGCGCTTCGAGCAGCTGGACCCGCGCATCCTGCCGGAGATGAGCGCCAAGGTCAGCTTCCTGTCCCAGGCGGTCAGCGCCGCCGACCAGCAGCCGGTGCTGGCCGTGCCGCCGCAGGCCATCGTCCCCCGCGACGGCCACGAGGTGGTCTTCCGCATCGGCGCCGACGACAAGGCCAGCGCCGTCACCGTGGCCAAGGGCCGCACCCTGGGCGATGTGGTCGAGCTGCGCCAGGCCGGCGGCCTGAAGGCCGGTGACCGCCTGGTGCTCTCGCCGCCCGAGGGCCTGAAGGACCAGGCGCGCGTCAAGGTGGCCGCCGCGGGAGCCAAGTGA
- a CDS encoding PspC domain-containing protein → MSDADELAKLAELHARGQLSDDEFARAKARLLRGEPPANAFAQSVNGLRRSREDRWLGGVCGGLAEITGLASWIWRLIAVLLVLFGGTGLLLYVLLWVFVPEAPVRTAGYSAGH, encoded by the coding sequence ATGTCCGATGCCGACGAACTGGCCAAGCTGGCCGAGCTGCATGCCCGCGGCCAGCTCTCCGACGATGAATTCGCCCGTGCCAAGGCGCGGCTGCTGCGCGGCGAGCCGCCCGCCAACGCCTTCGCCCAGAGCGTCAACGGCCTGCGCCGCAGCCGCGAGGACCGCTGGCTGGGCGGCGTCTGCGGGGGCCTGGCCGAGATCACCGGCCTGGCCTCGTGGATCTGGCGCCTGATCGCGGTGCTGCTGGTGCTGTTCGGCGGCACCGGCCTGCTGCTCTACGTGCTGCTGTGGGTCTTCGTGCCCGAGGCGCCGGTGCGCACGGCCGGCTACAGTGCGGGGCACTGA